Proteins encoded together in one Ochotona princeps isolate mOchPri1 chromosome 20, mOchPri1.hap1, whole genome shotgun sequence window:
- the NDUFA4 gene encoding cytochrome c oxidase subunit NDUFA4, producing MLRQILGQAKKHPSLIPLFVFIGAGGTGAALYVMRLALFNPDVSWDRKNNPEPWNKLGPNDQYKFFSVNMDYSKLKKEGPDF from the exons ATGCTGCGCCAGATTCTCGGCCAGGCCAAGAAGCACCCCAGC CTGATTCCGCTCTTCGTATTTATTGGAGCAGGAGGGACTGGAGCTGCACTGTATGTCATGCGTCTGGCTTTGTTCAATCCGGATGTCAG TTGGGACAGAAAGAACAACCCAGAACCCTGGAACAAACTGGGTCCCAATGATCAATACAAG TTCTTCTCAGTGAATATGGATTACAGCAAACTGAAGAAAGAAGGTCCAGACTTCTAA